Proteins encoded in a region of the Hypomesus transpacificus isolate Combined female chromosome 17, fHypTra1, whole genome shotgun sequence genome:
- the polr3h gene encoding DNA-directed RNA polymerase III subunit RPC8 yields the protein MFVAVEMVDTVRIPPWNFQRQLNDAIAEELNKKLANKVVYNVGLCICLYDITKLEDSYIFPGDGASHTKVHFRYVVFHPFLDQIMVGKIKYCSQEGVHVSLGFFDDIIIPPESLQQPAKFDEAEQVWVWEYETDEGAHDLYMDQGEEIRFRVTDEIFVDTSPTGPAQAATDAPGTEDAGQKKESPYTLVGTISEPGLGLLSWWNS from the exons ATGTTTGTGGCGGTGGAGATGGTTGACACCGTCAGGATTCCTCCATGGAATTTTCAGAGGCAACTCAACGATGCCATTGCCGAGGAGCTTAATAAGAAATTGGCCAACAAG GTGGTGTACAATGTTGGTCTTTGCATCTGTCTCTATGACATCACTAAACTAGAGGATTCCTACATATTCCCAGGTGATGGAGCTTCCCACACCAAAG TTCACTTTAGATATGTTGTATTCCATCCTTTCCTGGATCAGATCATGGTTGGGAAGATCAAGTATTGCAGCCAGGAAGGAGTGCATG tcagccttgGATtctttgatgacatcatcattccACCGGAGTCTCTGCAGCAACCCGCAAAATT TGATGAAGCAGAGcaggtctgggtctgggagTACGAGACTGACGAAGGAGCCCATGACCTCTACATGGACCAGGGAGAAGAGATCCGCTTCCGGGTCACAGACGAGATCTTTGTGGATACATCACCCACTGGCCCAGCCCAAGCGGCAACAGATGCCCCAGGGACAGAAGACGCCGGACAGAAGAAAGAATCACCCTACACACTTGTA GGTACTATCAGTGAACCAGGTTTGGGTCTTCTGTCCTGGTGGAACAGCTAG
- the csdc2b gene encoding cold shock domain-containing protein C2 isoform X1, giving the protein MRVYTRTRRHESARETHHAHLHTAESPPAAQPRHPEHQGIPLAYANSPELFIYLKLYNRNWQDIHSRFQPTHGLDNQCKVVVKHKNEEPVEKCPANHTSAMADPSETPLRSPSTPLSLSFPFLREGSRVWEGGAPPLPRELLSPLPTKRTRTYSATVRATSGPVFKGVCKNFSRSQGHGFIRPSHGGEDVFVHISDIEGEYVLVEGDEVTYKVCRVPPKNLKVQAVEVKIIHQNPGTKHETWSGQIISS; this is encoded by the exons ATGCGTgtatacacacgcacgcgcagACACGAGAGTGCTAGAGAGACGCATCACGCCCATCTTCACACCGCGGAATCTCCGCCAGCTGCGCAGCCTCGCCATCCTGAACATCAGGGTATTCCGTTGGCCTACGCAAATTCACCggagttatttatttatttgaaattATATAATAGGAACTGGCAAGACATACACTCCCGTTTCCAACCGACACACGGACTTGATAA TCAGTGTAAGGTCGTGGTAAAACACAAGAACGAGGAGCCTGTAGAAAAGTGTCCTGCCAACCACACTTCAGCCATGGCTGACCCCTCGGAAACCCCGCTGCGCTCCCCcagcacccctctctctctatccttccctTTCCTGAGAGAGGGCAGCCGTGTATGGGAGGGCGgagctccacccctccccaggGAGCTGCTTAGTCCTCTGCCAACCAAGCGCACCCGAACATACTCAGC TACTGTGCGGGCCACTTCGGGACCAGTATTCAAGGGCGTGTGTAAGAACTTCTCCAGGTCACAGGGTCACGGTTTCATTCGCCCCTCTCACGGTGGCGAAGACGTCTTTGTGCACATCTCAGA TATTGAAGGGGAGTATGTCCTGGTGGAGGGGGATGAAGTCACATACAAAGTCTGCCGGGTCCCCCCTAAAAACCTGAAGGTCCAGGCAGTGGAGGTGAAGATAATACATCAGAACCCAGGAACCAAGCACGAGACCTGGTCTGGACAGATAATCAGCTCCTAG
- the csdc2b gene encoding cold shock domain-containing protein C2 isoform X2, whose amino-acid sequence MADPSETPLRSPSTPLSLSFPFLREGSRVWEGGAPPLPRELLSPLPTKRTRTYSATVRATSGPVFKGVCKNFSRSQGHGFIRPSHGGEDVFVHISDIEGEYVLVEGDEVTYKVCRVPPKNLKVQAVEVKIIHQNPGTKHETWSGQIISS is encoded by the exons ATGGCTGACCCCTCGGAAACCCCGCTGCGCTCCCCcagcacccctctctctctatccttccctTTCCTGAGAGAGGGCAGCCGTGTATGGGAGGGCGgagctccacccctccccaggGAGCTGCTTAGTCCTCTGCCAACCAAGCGCACCCGAACATACTCAGC TACTGTGCGGGCCACTTCGGGACCAGTATTCAAGGGCGTGTGTAAGAACTTCTCCAGGTCACAGGGTCACGGTTTCATTCGCCCCTCTCACGGTGGCGAAGACGTCTTTGTGCACATCTCAGA TATTGAAGGGGAGTATGTCCTGGTGGAGGGGGATGAAGTCACATACAAAGTCTGCCGGGTCCCCCCTAAAAACCTGAAGGTCCAGGCAGTGGAGGTGAAGATAATACATCAGAACCCAGGAACCAAGCACGAGACCTGGTCTGGACAGATAATCAGCTCCTAG